TATAGAAACTTTAGgaagaataaaataattatttgatcTTCAGATTTTTTTGTGGTGATGCTGAAATGGTTTCAAATACTTATTTCATGTGAGTCAGTATTTATAAGAATTAAAACCTTGGATGATGATAAAGACATAAGCTGAGCATTTGCAGCCAAAACCTGCATGTATTTTTCTAGTCACCATGTCACAAGCACCAATCTGCCAAAGTTCATGTGTGTCTCAGCTCAGATACAGGAGAACCCTCCTACCAGGATGATGTCAAGGTAACCCCTACCTTGGTCTTATTTCATCACAAGAACTCTACTAACCTACATGGATCAGACACAGTAGCAAACTGAAGGTAGCAATGGCggaactgctcctccatttatttCTGTACTCCATCGTGGAATCTATGGGATTCTGCATGAAGAGAAAGAGCACAAGTCAACAGATGATGGATGCAGTGGTGAGCAGGAGGAGAAGACGAGCATGAAATGAGAGAGCAAGTCTCACGAGTTGCAGTTGGTCCTCGTGCTGAGGCGGAAGGCAAGAGACACGGAGCAGAGGCCGGGGAGGGCGCTCAAGTTCTGGTCTCTGATGTTCTTGATGCGCCCCTCCCTCGACTTCAGGCAGTTGCAGGCGGTCCGCCGAGCGGCGGTGGTCGACGCCAGAGAGTGCAGCCTGCGGACGCCGGCGCAGCAAGCCGCCGTCGGGCGTGGCTGCTTCCCCGTCACGTAGGCGACGCAGGAGCCGATGGTGGAGCTCACGTCTTGGCAGGTGATGGCCCCGGCCGGCTCCACCACCAGGTGGGCGACGGCGAGAACCAGGAGAAGGCCAGCTATCACCCTCCCCATCCTCCTCTTTCTCTGGCTGGCTTTAGCTCCTACGCGATACTGTGCTCTCTGGTACTGCAACGTCGAAGGAAGGAAAGGGTTTCTTATAGACTGATCTCCGCGGTATAGATTTGGACGCGACCAGGCTTAGAACAGTAAAAATGGCTGCTTGCCCGAGTTGGTCGACAGCTGACGAGAGGATCACATGGCGGAAGAGCTGTTTCTTTGTGGAGCTGTCGATCGATAGAGCAGGTGGATGAAAGATGCAACAGAGTTTGTGGACCTCTTACGTGAGAGGTAAACGCTCCTTGTTCATTTGTGTATGATGACTGACTTCGTCTAGCTTATCTCTCACTACAGCATGGTGTCACCGCCATTAACGCTTCTTGCATGCTTCTGCGACGTCGGAGGCAGACATCTGTAGTCATCCAGTTGATAGATACATGAAAttgaagatatatatatgaattgcaaGTGTAAGTTTCGGTTCCCTTACCTGATATCCTTGCCATGACATCTTGTGCATCCATGACATGATCAAGCACAGTTTCTGCTGAAAAATGAACATGAGAATTCAATGTTGAGAGCATCAAGTGTTATTTTCAAGTATTTCTCCAAAGAAAACCAGTTGCTTTCAACCAGAAGACAGTTGTATTGCAACCAAGGTTATGTCCTTGTTTCATTCAGATGACACAACATAGGGTGAAATGTTCTCTCTTTCAAAGCACCATTCTTCATACAGATCTTTAACAGATGAACTTTCATAGTTTTGGCAGACAGAAATGTGCCTATTTTCAATTACAAGAGAGTGATTTGGTAGAAACTTCAAATCTAGAGATAAAAGTCATAAATGTCAGTGTTAATACAATTATCAGGAGCTCTTAAATGTGAAATTACGGCAATAGTATACAATGATTGACCAAGACCAGAAAGATAAACTTATACATTTCTGTTGGCATAAAGAAAGAACAAAAGTGACAGTGTAGATAAAGATTATTTGCTTTGCTGGATGATTAAGCACTAAACTTTTTAGGGTCACATGAAAACCATGTATTAATGGACTTTTAATGATGGGAAGGACACAACCTGCTTAAGTGTCTGAGAAGTAGGAGATACTTCAATGACAGCAGCATCCACCTGAGATGCTTGATGACTTCTAGATATACTCCCCTTTCAATCCTCCATCAAGCTCttctttttgaaatattttataaggCAGATAATAAACACCACAAAATGATATCTTATCCTTGTCACATAATGAAGAATTTAACCTTAAAATGGGAGAGCATAACCTTGACCATATCTGCTTCATCTATGTCCTGTAGATATCCCATTATTTACTGCAAAGCATGTCTTCAACCTCAACACTGCTTCATCTATGTCCTGTAGATACCCCATTATTTACTGCAAAGCATGTCTTCAATCTCAACACTATCACCAACTTAACCATGCCTATAAAATTTTTCTCTGAGCCATCTTCTATTACTTATCTTCAAATTGCAAAAGTATAAATGCTGCAATAATGGACTAAAGTCATTACTTCATAATGGAAATAGTTTAGTCATTACAGTAACCAATGAAGATATACAGAACAGGTAACTTCATGTGCTGGCATAATGAGAGATATTTTGTGATGCAAAGCATTAACCTTTTTCACTTCAAAGTAGCTAACATGTTTACAATAGATTAGCATACCAATTCAGATCATGTCATAGGAGGCATATCCAAGCGGTCTTCTCACAAATCTTCTGTCTCATGCCTATAAGAGGACACATACCAATGCAAGTTGTCAATAACAGATGAATTGGATCTAAAATTTGATTAAAATTGTAATACAGATGGTTCAATAAATACACTTAGCTTTGACATGAATATGCAACTCAATCTGTGAACCCTAGCAATGCATGGGGAACATTTGGATTGCCAACTTACCTGGAAGTGGATTTATATTGTTTATGTTGCTGACGATTGACCTTAAGAACATGCACCAAAAATTCGCCAAAGCCCAAACCGAGGACTTGAATCAATGACAGGTGAAAAGTATTTCTCAATAAAGATCATTAATCAAAATTCTAAAATAGAAAAGTAAAGCCACTTTGACATAAATGAGAGTGGGCCTTGGTACAATAATAAGATTATTCCTTTACGATTTGAGAGATCAGGGTTTGAGTCACGGAAACTGTCTCTTTAAAATATTTAAGGTAAGACTACGTATATTGACCCTCTCCAAACCTACATTGGTGGGAGCCTGATGCACTAGGTACATCATTTTCTTAAAACTGTAGTTGGAAAAGATAAATGCAGAGGTTCAAGCAGTTCTCGGAAAAATTTAAATAACAGCCATTAAACACCTGAAACATATATAATATCATAGTATAACAGTTATGGGCCACTGTGTTCCTTAATCATCAATCTATACAGCAACCACTCTCCATCCATCAATCATCCCTGCTCAATATATTACTCATATTATGATGATAAGAACCATTATTTAGTATATTATTGCTAAACTGATTAAACATTTGAATCAATATTTTCCAACTCCAAAATAATTCGATGTGCTATTGATTCTGCGAAATCTACATCATGCAGACATGCATCTTCTAGTCACCTTTTGCATCGAACAAATAGCCCTTAACCACTGTATACTGAACAAAGTCTTTCATTCATACTAGGAGAGATGGAGTCTGAGCACATACCAAAGCAAGACCCTGAAAGCACCAGTTGTTATGAATGCCACTCAACCTGCATCATGCTTATGTTCCAAGACCTCCAGAAGTAAAGATTCTGTCAAGTCACTGAAACAAACCATGGAGGCCAATGAGGCCCATACTTCAGCTTCAGGGATCTCGCCATGGCTGATCATTTCCTCTAACCACAATGTGGCTTCATATCTCCTGACAATTGAACAGAGCCCCTGAATTACACTGCTAAAAACTGCTCTGTTAGGCCGATACCTCCTCCTAAGCATCCTCTCCAAAACCTGGGCTGCCTCAAGATGCCGGCATTCTGCGTGCAAGCCATCGACCAAGATTTCAAATGTCTCTTTCTGGGCTACACAACCCACCTGTTTATCCATCTTGTCCAAATACTCCACTGCCCTCATCGACTTCCCCTCCTTACACAGTCCTTCCATCACTAGATTATAAGTTCTAACAGTAGGAACACAATCCTTGCCTGGCATCTCCTTTTCTAGCACCCTCACACTGTCATCCGCCCTCCCTTCCTGGCACAAGGCACTGATCTTGTTTTCAAAGATGGACACCGGTGGTCGAAACCCACTCTCAATCATTTCATCGAACATCTGCTGTGCATCGTCGAAATTCCCTTCCGCGTACAAGTCCTTCAGCATTGCTTGGTAGCTCGCCAGGCTCTTCACTCCTCTTACCACCAGTGCCTCGTCAATGACCTTCTTGGCCTCCTCCACGGTCAAACCTTGGAGCACCGGGCCGCAGAATGTCCGCCGGCGTTTCGAGGACCTGAGCCCCTTCTTAAGCACCCTGGCGAGAATCTCCTCGGCCTCCGCAGTACGTCCGTTCTGGCACAGCGCCTCGAGAAGCGTCCTATAAACGACGACGTCGGCGTCGCAGCCCTTCTGTGAAATCCGCCATAGCATGGACCGGAGCAGGTGGATGGCGTCATCGAGGCGACCGGCGTCGCAGAGGCCGCGCATAAGGTTGCGATAGGTGTCGCGGTCGGGGTAGCAGCAGAGGTCGCTGAAGGCAGCGAAGGCCTGGGCGGCGGCGTCGGGGCGACCGTCGCGGCAGAGGGCATCGACGAGGAGGTTAAGAGCGGGGGGCCCGAGGCGCACCTCACGGCGCCCGGCGCAGCTGGAGAAGAGGCGGACGGCGAGGGAGAGGTGGCCGTGGGCAAGGAGGAGCCGGAGGAGGGCGTGGAAGGAGAGGGACCACGAGGGAGAGTTGGAGCGGGGGAGGAGGCGAAGGAAGAGCGAGAGGGCCGCGGAGGGGTCGCCGGAAAGGGAGCGTATGGCGCGGGCGAAGAGGAGGTCGGGGGCGGGGCAGGAGTCGCGGAGCGCGAGGCGGGAGAGGAGGTCGGAGAGGGCGGGGACGGGGAGAGGGTCGACGGAGAGGAGGGAGTCGAGGGCGGCGGAGTAGACGAGGGAGTTGTGGCGGTAGGAAGGGTAACGGAGAGGGGCCTCATCGAAGAGGCGGAGCGCGGCAGCGGGGTCCTTCTGCCGCCGCATGAGCTGCGCCAGGTAGCTCGGCGTGAGCACTCGCGGCCACCGAACCGCCGTCGCCATGGACGACGGAGTCCGAGTCCGTTCCCTCCGTGTTTGGCCTGTAGAATAGAATTATAGGCTCGATGTTTGTGGGCCTTACAGAATTGGGCCATTTAAGCCCATATTGCAATATGTCCAAATAAATCAAACTCAGCATTCTCAAAATAGGAATCAGAGAAATAAAAGAAGGTTTTATAGCATTCCATACTCAGCATTCTCAAACTCACCCACCCAAATAGAAGCCATAATGAGATGAATGCCAACAATGCTGTGCATGAATGCAGCTCAACAGGGGGGAGGGTGTTATAAGCTTACAGTCCACCGGAGAACGTTCAGATTTAGGCTTGTCCTCTTTTTATCACCCATATGGATAAAAacatcaaaaaaaaatattagacatTGAGACCGTTACAAAGAATACTCTCGACCGATCAAGTATAAAAATTGACCCCCCGCACCGATCGAAGCATCGGATCATTTCCCAAATACATCTCAAACACATATGGCCTTCAGACTAAGTGCAAAATTTCACATCAATCATATATGTTTCTTCATCACAGTAATAGTTAAAGGCCAACTGATACCAATGTCACCATTTTCTCTGTAACATCCAATTGCACTACAAACTCTTATTTCTCATACAATTACATAAACATAGAGCATCAGAGGACTTTCTCCAGAGTTCAAAGGCAGGAAAATATAGTGTTAGGCAATGGAATGGCCTGCTACGTTGATCAATTAATTGCTTTGACAAACTTTATGTCGGTATCTCTTCATCTAATATGAGGGGTCTTCTGTCCAGTAATTCTCGGCGTCTAAGTTTCGAGCAACATAATACTTCCGGAGGGGTTCCACAGAGTAAGACTTGGGACACATTTATTGGAAGAGATTCTTCTCCTACACATGTAGGTTGTGACCGCTATAGCATTCAACATTTGCCTGCAGTGACAAAAACCCGCCTTGTCATCGATCGATGCAAGCATGCTTACTCCCGACACGAACATGGAAATGCTTTTCGGCAAATAAAACAAAGAACAACCTGTATTACccatagaaagaaaaaagagaagaccTTATCCGCCACTTAATATTGCTCATGATTCACTGTGTCCTGCAATAAGAAATGATAAATTCCCCAAGTATGTCAAAAGGCCGTCAAATTTCCATGGGGCTAAAATTAAGATAAAAGTGAATCGACCATAGAGTTTCAGATATTTGAGAGGATTAGCTGTTTAGAAATCTGCAATAATTGCTGAAAGAACAAAATGAAGTTGTGTGGCTAATGGATTTAAATTGTCATGTCAAAACTACTCTTTCATTGCAACAGATTCATTTGAGGACAAGGCATATAATGAGaaaatataatttaatctgcTTATTTCTGTATCGGAAAGGCATTCAAATTGCATGATATGGAATTTTAACTTTTAAGAACTATATTAGAagtctaaaaattattttttaaaaataatgcatcTGTTTCTTAGCTAAGAAATAGTTACCACAAAGTGTTTTACTGCATTGTATTAAATATAATTGTCCAACGGAAAAGAAATTAATAAGCAACAGAAGAGTAGTTTCTCTAACCTTTCAAAGATTCATTTTCATCCAAAGGAGTTTCTGATGATGGAAACGAGGGAGAAATGCTTATCGATCCCCTTACATCGATTAACATAGATATGACTTCTCTCATAGTTGGCCTGTCAATCGGCAAGTTGTTGGTGCAGAACAGTGCAATTTTTAGTACCAAACACATCTCTTCGATTGTGCCCTTTGAGCTAAGGTCCAATCGGGAATCAAACACATTAGATGCTGGCATGCTATTTTGGATGGATCTCCTCACCCAATTGACCAGATCCCCTCCTTGGTCTAGAGGCTGAATGGGAGATTGCCCAGTGATCAATTCCAAAAGAACAACTCCAAAACTATAGATGTCACACTTTTCTGTAACTTTCATTGTGAAAGCATACTCTGGATCAAGCATAAGACAGTAACAATCTTAGAATAATATAGGTAGTCTATTGAGCAAAACTAAATTAAGATTTTAAAGGATTGAGTTAAATTGACGTATTTAGCACATTATCTCCTTATTTCATCTGAATAAAGTATAACTACATGAATCAACTATTTATAGCATAGAAAGACACACAAATCAGTCTATGCATGAAGGATGTTGATTTCATACATAGCAAGCTAACCTGGACTCACACAAGCAATGCTCATAAAAGTTAATTTCGAAGACCTCACCTAAAAGATAATTCAGATCATGGAGTATCTAAAAGAATTAATATGGCAATGCGCATCTTGTCCATCTAACCCAGATGGCTATTTCATGAGGTTCTCCACCAAGCTTTGCTTGGCATTTGAACTCTTACACTTGGTACTTCAATGCCACATATGATCAACTTCCACTAATAACCCAGTAAAGTTTTCAGTATGATAAAAAGCAACAACATGACTTAAGAGAAATATTGTTATTCAGCTCTCTTTACTGTTTGAGGATGCCCCTTAACTTTTAGGTATGTATGAAattacaaaaaacaaaaacaataaaTTATTTGAATGTCCAAGATACACGTTCCTTTGGAGTTAAAAATGAAAATCTCGAACAGACAAAGGAAAGAGAAATAACAATCTTTACAACAATTATTCTCTTGATGACAAGAAATGAAATTTATGCCTGAAAGTaaaagtaaacaaataaaaatgagAAAGGTGAATTATGAAACAATatcattcatcatataaatcaggCTGTTTGAAGGGTTTACTTTATGCTCATGGGAGGTACTCATACAAAAATACTTGCATTaaggaaaagaaatacaaaagaGCTAAAATTCACATGATGATCCTTTAATCTCACCTGGAGCAATGTACCCATAAGAACCAGCAACTGCAGACATGGTTTTGGAGTGAGAAATGTCTATTAACTTTGCCAAGCCAAAATCTCCTACATGAGCATCCATCGCCTCATCCAAAaggatattatttgattttatatctCGGTGGATAATTTGAGGTTTGCAGTCGCAGTGGAGATAACGCAAGCCTTCAGCTGCTCCAAGAGCAATCCTGTAGCGAGTATTCCAATCAAGTAAACATGTCTCGTTGTTACCATGAAGCCGTTCACCAAGACTGCCGTTTGCCATATATTCATAGAGGATAAGATTTGAGTCTTGATGATAGCAGAAACCATAGAGCTTGACAATGTTACGGTGCCTAATATTTCCAAGGGTAGATATCTCAGCTCGAAAGCTACTGTCAATGCTAGAACACTCTGCATGAGATTTCAGCTTCTTAACTGCAATTATCCCCCCATCGGACATTATGGCCTTGTAAACTGTGCCACAAGCACCTCTTCCAATTACAGCACTGTCTGAGAAATTGTCAGTAGCTGTGAGAAGTTCTTGATATGTTATACTTTCCTTTGGGAGGTAATAGAGATCAGAAACACCCTGCTTATGATCTTCGCTTTTCACGAGAACAGGCATGCGGTACTTCAGAGACCAACACAACCCTATAGTGAGAACCAGAGAAACCAACCCCACAACCACGGCAGTGATGCTAACTATTTTCTCCTTGGACGTTCTCTTTGCCCAACCTGATTCTGCAATGTTTAATGGCACAGGTGTATGCTGGCATGCCTTTGTATCAGTACCACACAGATCATAATTTCCAAAGAAGTTACTATCATCCATCCTTCTAAATATTGGAGTACCAGGCAAGGAACCAAAGAGGTAATTGTAAGAAAGATTGCAGACTAGAAGGCTGGAAAGCTTACTAAATGAAGGAGGTACTTCACCATCGAGCTGGTTGTTGTTCAAGTACAATGTCTCCAACATTTGCAAGTTCCCAAGATCGGCTGGTATCTCTCCTGAGAGGGCATTGTAACTGAGATTGAGAGCAATTTGCAGTGCAGTAAGATGCCCCAGCTCACCAGGTATGCAACCAGACAAATTGTTCCCACCCATTTGCAGCTCAGTGAGGCGATAAAGGCCCCCAAGACCATCTGGGATTGTTCCATTAAGATGGTTATCAGAGAGCAAAAGTAGCTCCAAATTGACTAGATTACCAATCTCTTCTGGGATAGTTCCACTGAAATGATTTCTGCTAAGATCAAGCCTTTGGAGCTTCTTACAATTCGCCAGCTCATGAGGTATACCACCTGAAAGCTGATTTGAGGAAATATTGAAGCTAACAAGAGATGTTAGCTGTCCAATTTCAGGAGTAATCTGACCCATGAAATAATTATCAGACAGGAGGAGTCTTTCGAGGCTCTTCAGCTTGCCGATTTCTGGAGTGATGGGTCCAGAAAACCGGTTTTGATTCATCTCTAAAGAAGTTAGATTCAGGAGCCCAGATAATTCCACCGGAAGGCTTCCAGTGAGCAGATTCCCTCCCAATCTTAGCTGTATGAGCGACATGCATGTTTTGACCCCATGAGGAATGTTTCCGAACAACCTATTTGCCCCAAGGCTCAAAATGATCAACTTCTGGTATTTACAGAGTTGGCATGGTATGCTGCCAGTGAGTTTGTTGTCTGATAAATCAAGAACGGAGAGATTACTATTGGTCCCTAACAGTGGAGGAATAAATCCTTCAAGGTTGTTATCAAAGAGCAGAAGGTTCTCCAACGAAGTGAGGTTCTGAAATTCTAGAGGAATAGTTCCTGTCAAATTATTGATTGACAAATCTATCTTCCTTAGAAGACTCAACTGGCC
Above is a genomic segment from Musa acuminata AAA Group cultivar baxijiao chromosome BXJ3-4, Cavendish_Baxijiao_AAA, whole genome shotgun sequence containing:
- the LOC135636617 gene encoding pentatricopeptide repeat-containing protein At1g05600-like: MATAVRWPRVLTPSYLAQLMRRQKDPAAALRLFDEAPLRYPSYRHNSLVYSAALDSLLSVDPLPVPALSDLLSRLALRDSCPAPDLLFARAIRSLSGDPSAALSLFLRLLPRSNSPSWSLSFHALLRLLLAHGHLSLAVRLFSSCAGRREVRLGPPALNLLVDALCRDGRPDAAAQAFAAFSDLCCYPDRDTYRNLMRGLCDAGRLDDAIHLLRSMLWRISQKGCDADVVVYRTLLEALCQNGRTAEAEEILARVLKKGLRSSKRRRTFCGPVLQGLTVEEAKKVIDEALVVRGVKSLASYQAMLKDLYAEGNFDDAQQMFDEMIESGFRPPVSIFENKISALCQEGRADDSVRVLEKEMPGKDCVPTVRTYNLVMEGLCKEGKSMRAVEYLDKMDKQVGCVAQKETFEILVDGLHAECRHLEAAQVLERMLRRRYRPNRAVFSSVIQGLCSIVRRYEATLWLEEMISHGEIPEAEVWASLASMVCFSDLTESLLLEVLEHKHDAG
- the LOC103982498 gene encoding leucine-rich repeat receptor-like serine/threonine-protein kinase At1g17230, whose product is MASKWQLFAVISCIFVLGMALSDHDVDLLLEFKNNLIDVDNRLSDWNSSDPTPCDWNGIICRDSEVTSINLYKLGLQGSLSASICQLHYLTSFNVSSNVISGLIPKEFAQCRSLEVLDLSTNTLHGEIPQELCALSSLRQLFLSENYLSGEISSSIGNLTMLEELVIYSNNLTGMIPPSIKMLKSLRIIRAGRNDLTGPVPVEICECSSLEVLAFAQNKLEGILPKELERLKNLTTLVLWQNQLSGEIPPELGNCSNLEMIALNNNGFTGDVPKELGKLSLLKKLYIYTNRLDGTIPKDLGNCQSAVEIDLSENRLTGVIPKELGRIQTLRLLYLFENLLQGSIPRELGQLSLLRKIDLSINNLTGTIPLEFQNLTSLENLLLFDNNLEGFIPPLLGTNSNLSVLDLSDNKLTGSIPCQLCKYQKLIILSLGANRLFGNIPHGVKTCMSLIQLRLGGNLLTGSLPVELSGLLNLTSLEMNQNRFSGPITPEIGKLKSLERLLLSDNYFMGQITPEIGQLTSLVSFNISSNQLSGGIPHELANCKKLQRLDLSRNHFSGTIPEEIGNLVNLELLLLSDNHLNGTIPDGLGGLYRLTELQMGGNNLSGCIPGELGHLTALQIALNLSYNALSGEIPADLGNLQMLETLYLNNNQLDGEVPPSFSKLSSLLVCNLSYNYLFGSLPGTPIFRRMDDSNFFGNYDLCGTDTKACQHTPVPLNIAESGWAKRTSKEKIVSITAVVVGLVSLVLTIGLCWSLKYRMPVLVKSEDHKQGVSDLYYLPKESITYQELLTATDNFSDSAVIGRGACGTVYKAIMSDGGIIAVKKLKSHAECSSIDSSFRAEISTLGNIRHRNIVKLYGFCYHQDSNLILYEYMANGSLGERLHGNNETCLLDWNTRYRIALGAAEGLRYLHCDCKPQIIHRDIKSNNILLDEAMDAHVGDFGLAKLIDISHSKTMSAVAGSYGYIAPEYAFTMKVTEKCDIYSFGVVLLELITGQSPIQPLDQGGDLVNWVRRSIQNSMPASNVFDSRLDLSSKGTIEEMCLVLKIALFCTNNLPIDRPTMREVISMLIDVRGSISISPSFPSSETPLDENESLKGHSES